In the genome of Paenibacillus pabuli, one region contains:
- a CDS encoding carbohydrate ABC transporter permease, which produces MSYSASLKDRMGRFVIYAIVILLALICLLPLWNIVAISFSSSEAVSANAVGLLPVKFTTAAYSKIIDDAQFWRSFGISVLRVALSLVLNMILIVLMAYPLSKSKREFKGRNIYMNIMIFAMLFSGGMIPSYLLIKNLDMLNTIWSLVLPGAVPIFSVILVMNFFAAVPKALEEAAFIDGANALQVLFKVYVPVSIPALATVSLFSIVGTWNDFFSGLIYMTKVSNYPLMTYIQSLNVNIAELLQSGTNSAQLSNLTEISNKNLNAAKIVVAVIPLLLIYPLLQKYFVTGIVVGSVKE; this is translated from the coding sequence GTGTCTTATTCCGCAAGCCTGAAAGACCGAATGGGCCGGTTTGTCATCTACGCCATCGTTATACTGCTGGCTTTGATCTGCCTCCTTCCATTATGGAATATCGTTGCGATTTCATTCAGCAGCAGCGAGGCCGTCTCGGCCAATGCCGTAGGTCTGTTACCCGTCAAGTTTACAACAGCGGCTTATTCAAAAATTATTGATGATGCGCAGTTCTGGCGCTCTTTTGGCATTTCCGTTCTACGTGTGGCTTTATCCCTTGTGCTCAACATGATTCTTATTGTTTTGATGGCTTACCCGCTGTCCAAATCGAAAAGGGAGTTTAAGGGCAGAAATATTTATATGAATATCATGATTTTTGCCATGCTGTTCAGTGGGGGAATGATCCCCAGTTATCTGTTGATCAAAAACCTGGATATGCTTAATACAATTTGGTCTCTAGTCCTGCCAGGTGCTGTTCCGATATTCAGTGTCATCCTTGTGATGAACTTCTTCGCCGCAGTGCCGAAAGCACTCGAAGAAGCAGCTTTCATTGACGGAGCGAACGCATTGCAGGTTCTGTTCAAAGTGTATGTTCCCGTATCTATTCCGGCACTGGCGACGGTATCCCTGTTCAGCATCGTGGGTACATGGAATGACTTCTTCAGTGGACTGATCTATATGACCAAAGTGAGCAATTATCCGCTGATGACCTATATTCAGTCGCTTAATGTGAATATTGCAGAACTTCTTCAATCCGGTACAAACTCCGCTCAGCTCAGCAATCTGACTGAGATTTCGAACAAAAATCTGAATGCAGCCAAAATCGTAGTAGCTGTCATTCCACTGCTGCTGATTTATCCGCTGCTGCAAAAATACTTTGTGACCGGAATTGTTGTGGGGTCGGTAAAAGAATAA
- a CDS encoding YeiH family protein: MVRNRGFLQGIGLTLLLSFIAKLLGYLPLLNIMGQLVIAILLGILYRAMRGVPLTVQSGISFSGKRLLRFGIILLGLKLNLLDIVHAGYKVVALAAINVVVTIFVVYGLSKWLKIDKRIGLLTACGTAICGAAAVVAIAPQIKAKDEETAVGAATVAILGTIFTLAYTLLYPVLGLSPKGYGLFTGATLHEVAHVIAGAAPGGQTALDMAVIVKLTRVAMLVPIALMIGLWTGRQARGGEQQSSKGIRWRELPVPWFIFGFLAMSGLNTLGIIPQEMISGLLVLSYMLLAMAMAGLGLGVDMATFRRLGKKPFLAGLLGSVILSVIGFVLVRGFGLN; this comes from the coding sequence GTGGTTAGAAACAGGGGCTTCCTGCAGGGGATCGGACTTACTCTACTGCTCTCGTTTATCGCCAAGCTGCTGGGTTATCTACCGCTCTTAAATATCATGGGTCAACTCGTTATTGCCATTCTGCTTGGCATCTTGTACCGGGCGATGCGTGGCGTTCCGCTGACCGTGCAATCAGGGATATCCTTTTCGGGAAAACGATTGCTGCGGTTCGGCATCATCCTGCTGGGACTGAAGCTGAACCTGCTGGATATTGTCCATGCAGGCTACAAAGTGGTTGCACTAGCGGCAATTAACGTTGTGGTTACGATTTTTGTCGTCTACGGACTGAGCAAGTGGTTAAAGATCGACAAACGTATAGGGCTGCTGACTGCATGTGGAACAGCTATCTGCGGTGCCGCAGCCGTGGTCGCGATTGCGCCACAGATCAAGGCCAAAGATGAAGAAACAGCAGTAGGTGCGGCCACGGTAGCTATACTGGGGACCATCTTTACTCTGGCCTATACATTGCTGTATCCTGTACTGGGTTTAAGTCCGAAAGGATACGGCCTATTCACAGGCGCTACACTGCATGAAGTGGCCCATGTTATCGCTGGGGCTGCACCTGGAGGCCAAACGGCACTGGATATGGCAGTCATCGTGAAGCTAACCCGAGTCGCCATGCTGGTGCCCATTGCGCTGATGATCGGCTTGTGGACTGGACGACAGGCGCGTGGGGGAGAGCAACAATCATCTAAAGGAATCCGGTGGCGTGAATTGCCAGTACCCTGGTTCATTTTTGGTTTTCTGGCCATGAGTGGATTAAACACACTGGGTATTATTCCGCAAGAGATGATCTCGGGACTTCTGGTTCTGTCCTATATGCTGCTCGCGATGGCGATGGCTGGATTGGGGTTGGGAGTGGATATGGCAACCTTCCGTCGTCTGGGCAAGAAACCTTTTTTGGCAGGATTACTGGGCTCTGTCATCTTATCCGTCATCGGCTTTGTACTCGTTCGTGGGTTTGGTCTGAACTAG
- a CDS encoding ABC transporter permease: protein MKQEKYKARNRLGTGAMYHMMMLPGILFLLVFSYIPMVGVITAFQDYVPAKGMFGSEFVGLKHFIYMFKLPDIGQVISNTLVIAIAKILLGTLMAIIFSILLNEIRFKFVKKSVQTIVYLPHFLSWVVLASVVVNMFSLDGSVNQILAFFGLENINFLGSNTWFQPLIIGTDVWKEFGYSSIVYLAAITSIDPGLYEAAGMDGASWWRKVWHITLPGMLPIILLMGVMSLTNILSAGFDQIYNLYNPVVYESGDILDTYVYRIGLVGRQYSFGTAVGLFKSVIGIVLLLSANELAKKYTDRKIF from the coding sequence ATGAAGCAGGAAAAATATAAAGCAAGAAACCGCTTGGGAACAGGTGCTATGTATCATATGATGATGCTGCCTGGCATTTTATTTTTGCTGGTATTCAGCTATATCCCCATGGTGGGTGTCATAACGGCGTTTCAGGACTACGTACCAGCCAAAGGGATGTTTGGCTCCGAATTTGTTGGGCTCAAGCATTTTATTTATATGTTCAAGCTGCCAGACATCGGCCAGGTGATCAGCAATACGTTGGTGATTGCCATTGCCAAGATTCTACTCGGCACACTGATGGCCATCATTTTTTCCATTTTATTAAACGAGATCCGCTTTAAATTCGTTAAAAAATCGGTGCAGACGATTGTATATCTGCCTCACTTTTTGTCTTGGGTTGTTCTGGCCTCCGTGGTCGTTAATATGTTCAGCCTGGATGGAAGTGTAAATCAGATTTTAGCCTTTTTCGGGTTGGAGAATATTAATTTTCTTGGAAGCAACACCTGGTTCCAGCCGCTGATTATCGGAACGGACGTATGGAAGGAATTCGGTTATAGTTCCATCGTTTATTTGGCTGCAATTACCTCGATTGATCCCGGTCTATATGAAGCGGCGGGGATGGATGGAGCGAGCTGGTGGAGAAAAGTATGGCATATTACGTTGCCAGGCATGCTGCCTATTATTCTGCTCATGGGTGTCATGAGTCTGACCAATATTTTGAGTGCAGGCTTCGACCAAATCTACAATCTGTATAACCCGGTTGTCTATGAGTCAGGCGATATTCTGGATACGTATGTATACCGGATTGGTCTTGTTGGCAGACAATACAGCTTTGGTACGGCTGTTGGTTTGTTCAAGTCAGTGATCGGTATTGTTCTGTTATTGTCAGCCAACGAATTGGCCAAAAAATACACCGACAGAAAAATTTTCTAA
- a CDS encoding glycoside hydrolase family 13 protein → MENKKWWKEIVVYQIYPRSFQDSNGDGIGDLKGILSRLDYLKDLGIGAIWLSPVCKSPQDDNGYDISDYQDIDPMFGSLKDMELLIQEAGKRDIRIIMDLVLNHSSDEHPWFKEARKSKDNPYHDYYVWRDGVEGTPPNDLGSTFGGSAWEWVPELGQYYLHLFSVKQPDLNWENPKVREEIYDMIQWWMDKGVGGFRLDVIDLIGKQPDLKITGNGPNLHQYMRELSKETFQKGDLLTVGETWGATPESAKLYSNPDGSELSMVFQFEHISLDEQEGKGKWDLQPLDLLQLKKVLSKWQTELKGEAWNSLFWNNHDLPRIVSRWGNDGEYRVQSAKMLATLLHGMQGTPYVYQGEEIGMTNVRYPIEEYRDIELLNLYKERVEHGYLEEDVMESIYAKGRDNARTPMQWDASENAGFTESKPWILVNPNYTEINAEESIHDPNSIYHYYKTLIQLRKEHEVIIYGEYELLYPEDTNLFAYTRTLGDTKLLVLCNFYGKVVPFQIPGGFAGDKTLLISNYSDVVSENELRPYEARMYLLV, encoded by the coding sequence ATGGAAAATAAAAAATGGTGGAAAGAAATTGTCGTATATCAAATTTATCCCCGCAGCTTTCAGGACAGCAATGGTGATGGAATCGGGGATCTGAAAGGCATATTATCCAGACTTGATTATCTGAAGGATCTTGGCATCGGTGCGATCTGGCTGTCACCGGTGTGCAAGTCTCCGCAAGATGATAACGGGTATGATATTTCGGATTATCAGGATATTGATCCGATGTTTGGTTCACTTAAGGATATGGAATTGCTGATTCAGGAGGCAGGAAAGCGGGACATCCGAATTATTATGGATCTGGTGCTTAACCACTCCTCAGACGAACACCCCTGGTTTAAGGAAGCCCGGAAAAGCAAGGATAATCCGTATCACGATTATTATGTATGGAGAGACGGTGTGGAAGGAACACCACCCAACGATTTAGGTTCAACGTTTGGTGGATCGGCCTGGGAATGGGTTCCTGAGTTGGGACAGTATTATCTGCATCTCTTCTCTGTTAAACAACCGGACCTGAACTGGGAGAACCCCAAGGTACGGGAAGAGATATACGATATGATTCAATGGTGGATGGATAAAGGCGTAGGCGGTTTCCGTCTTGATGTTATCGATCTGATTGGCAAACAGCCTGACCTCAAAATTACAGGTAATGGGCCAAATCTGCACCAATATATGCGTGAACTCAGTAAAGAGACATTCCAAAAGGGTGATCTGCTAACTGTCGGAGAAACCTGGGGAGCCACGCCCGAAAGTGCCAAGCTTTATAGCAACCCGGATGGCAGTGAACTATCCATGGTCTTCCAATTTGAACATATTAGCCTGGATGAGCAGGAGGGGAAAGGCAAGTGGGATCTCCAACCACTGGACTTGCTTCAATTAAAGAAAGTGTTATCCAAATGGCAGACCGAGCTGAAGGGCGAAGCCTGGAACAGCTTGTTCTGGAATAACCATGATCTTCCGCGGATCGTGTCCCGTTGGGGAAATGACGGGGAATATCGTGTACAGTCTGCCAAAATGTTGGCGACTCTTCTGCATGGCATGCAAGGTACGCCATATGTGTATCAGGGTGAAGAGATAGGCATGACGAATGTACGTTACCCTATTGAAGAATACCGTGATATTGAGCTGCTGAATCTGTATAAGGAACGAGTGGAGCATGGGTATCTTGAGGAAGATGTGATGGAATCCATTTATGCCAAAGGCCGTGATAACGCACGTACGCCGATGCAGTGGGATGCTTCCGAAAATGCGGGTTTTACGGAAAGCAAACCATGGATTTTGGTAAATCCGAATTACACGGAGATTAATGCGGAAGAATCTATACATGATCCGAATTCCATTTACCATTACTATAAAACACTGATTCAGCTGCGAAAAGAGCATGAAGTGATCATCTATGGGGAGTATGAACTGCTGTATCCGGAAGATACCAACCTCTTCGCTTACACACGAACACTTGGTGACACCAAATTGCTAGTCCTGTGCAACTTCTATGGCAAAGTTGTTCCATTCCAGATACCTGGGGGATTTGCAGGGGATAAAACATTATTAATTAGTAACTATTCGGATGTTGTCTCAGAGAACGAACTTCGTCCATATGAAGCAAGAATGTATCTGCTTGTGTAG
- a CDS encoding extracellular solute-binding protein yields MSKNWSITSKQLTKRLAVLSMSALMVSVLAACGGASNPPTAEDAGQYEVTPGDPFSAYKDEVTVTMGRVTTANPKLPAGDTYENNAYTRLVKEAFNAQIKDQFEANGEDYSRQVSLAIASGELPDMMRVDSKDELKELVDNDLIEDMTEVYKEYATDNIKQIYDSYDGRALDNATIDGRLMGLPATSLDSAPTMVWVRQDWLDVLGIKLDADGDGAIKLEDVEKTAEEFLKKDPGQTGKPVGIPFVNTLNTTDYNGSAYTMLGVASTQGAFPQYWMKGEDGSIVYGSTTEETKQMLGVMADWFKRGIIDPQFGTRTFDDITALYTNGQSGIAFGPWHIPDWGLSNTKQMDKHAKFTAYTLEDADGKVNVAHANPSGQFIVVRKGYEHPELAIKIINLFYDKLANDKDVATSMPEAAKYLETGVDGSTRPFNIEVNSATSLLDDYSDIVRGIKGEIGLDQVRTTESKNNIGSIQTYLKDQDTDDLTAWSKYHSRMNGVGLIDKLTQEGKFNWMTPAFSGTTPSMKQTWANLTKMEQESFIKIITGAEPLDYFETFVSNWKKQGGDQVIQEIEAETTSQK; encoded by the coding sequence ATGAGTAAAAATTGGTCAATAACAAGCAAACAGTTGACGAAACGACTGGCTGTGCTATCCATGTCCGCCCTGATGGTTTCCGTCCTGGCAGCCTGTGGGGGGGCCTCCAATCCGCCGACGGCGGAGGATGCGGGCCAGTATGAGGTGACACCAGGAGACCCGTTCAGTGCCTATAAAGACGAAGTGACGGTAACGATGGGGCGTGTTACGACGGCGAATCCGAAATTGCCGGCAGGAGATACATATGAGAACAATGCGTATACCCGTCTGGTCAAAGAAGCGTTTAACGCACAAATTAAGGACCAATTTGAGGCTAATGGTGAAGATTATAGTCGTCAAGTTTCTCTTGCAATCGCTTCCGGGGAACTGCCTGACATGATGCGTGTGGATTCAAAGGACGAACTCAAAGAACTTGTTGACAATGATCTGATTGAGGATATGACGGAAGTGTACAAAGAATATGCAACCGATAACATCAAGCAGATTTATGACTCTTATGATGGCCGCGCACTGGACAATGCCACAATTGATGGACGACTGATGGGGCTCCCGGCGACTTCCCTGGATTCCGCACCAACGATGGTCTGGGTTCGTCAGGATTGGCTGGATGTGCTGGGCATCAAACTCGATGCTGACGGAGACGGTGCCATCAAGCTGGAGGATGTAGAGAAAACAGCGGAAGAGTTCCTGAAAAAAGATCCTGGCCAAACCGGCAAACCGGTGGGCATTCCCTTTGTAAACACCCTGAATACGACGGACTATAATGGTTCTGCCTACACCATGCTGGGAGTTGCTTCAACCCAAGGCGCGTTTCCTCAATATTGGATGAAGGGTGAAGATGGCAGCATCGTTTATGGTTCGACTACTGAGGAAACCAAACAGATGCTTGGCGTTATGGCCGACTGGTTCAAGAGAGGGATCATTGATCCGCAATTTGGAACTCGTACATTTGACGATATTACTGCACTTTACACCAATGGCCAGAGTGGCATTGCTTTTGGACCATGGCACATTCCAGACTGGGGACTAAGTAATACCAAGCAAATGGATAAACACGCTAAATTTACGGCTTACACGCTGGAAGATGCAGACGGTAAGGTAAACGTAGCACACGCTAATCCATCGGGTCAGTTTATCGTTGTAAGAAAAGGATATGAACACCCGGAACTCGCGATTAAAATTATTAACCTGTTCTACGATAAACTGGCCAATGACAAAGATGTGGCAACTTCCATGCCGGAAGCAGCCAAGTATCTGGAAACCGGCGTAGACGGTTCTACCAGACCTTTTAATATTGAAGTCAACTCGGCGACATCCCTGCTGGATGATTACTCCGACATTGTTCGTGGAATTAAAGGTGAGATCGGTCTGGATCAGGTCCGTACAACCGAATCGAAGAACAATATCGGCAGTATCCAAACGTACCTGAAAGACCAGGATACGGATGATTTGACAGCATGGTCGAAGTATCACTCCCGTATGAACGGAGTGGGGCTGATCGATAAGTTGACACAAGAAGGCAAATTCAACTGGATGACGCCAGCGTTCTCCGGTACTACACCAAGCATGAAACAGACGTGGGCTAACCTGACCAAAATGGAACAGGAATCTTTCATCAAAATCATAACGGGTGCAGAACCGCTGGATTACTTCGAAACATTCGTGAGCAATTGGAAGAAACAAGGCGGTGATCAAGTGATCCAGGAGATCGAAGCCGAGACTACATCCCAAAAATAA
- a CDS encoding discoidin domain-containing protein: MLISNVFLTVGFPSPVSAAERPDLAQGKQVTASGYNQTYSPTNVIDSNQATYWESTNSAFPQWIQVDLGTNTNVDQIVLKLPTVWEKRTQTITVQGSTNGSSFTDIVGSADYVFNPSVGENSVTIDFPAVETRYVRLSVTGNSEWPAAQLSTFEIYGPSSEGPTLPGPDPVDPPIPTEGSNIAIGKAITASSSTLNFVAANANDNNINTYWEGGSNPSSLTLDLGSNHKITSIVLKLNPDPIWGTRTQTIQVLGHNQDTTTFSNLVSSQSYTFNPASGNTVTIPVTATVKRLQLNITANSGAPAGQIAEFQVFGTPAPNPDLTITGMSWSPSSPVENNAITLNAIVKNIGSAASPASSVNFYLNNELAGSSPVAALQAGASTTVSLNAGNKAAASYTLSAKVDENNQIIEENEGNNSYTHTSPLVVAPITSSDLVGTVSWSPGTPTANSTVTFTVNLKNQGNMASAGGSHGVTVVLKNAAGATLQTYSGSYTGTLAPGASVNVNVGTWTAATGNYNVTTTVAVDSNEAPVKQTNNVATTNLNVYSARGASMPYTRYDTDDATRGGSAALKSAPTFDQALTASEASGQKYIALPSNGSYAQWTVRQGEGGAGVTMRFTMPDSADGMGLNGALDVYVNGTKAKTVPLTSYYNWQYFSSDHPGDTPSAGRPLFRFDEVHWKMDTPLKAGDTIRIQKNNGDNLEYGVDFLEIEPVQAVIPRPANSVSVTDFGAIANDGKDDLAAFEAAVQSAVSTGKTLYIPEGTFHLSNMWKIGTPTNMINNLTIVGAGIWHTNIQFTNPNAASGGISFRVQGKLDFSNIYMNSMLRSRYNENAVYKGFMDNFGKNSKFSNVWVEHFECGFWVGDYAHTPAIIADGLVIENSRIRNNLADGVNFAQGTSNSTVRNSSVRNNGDDGLAVWTSNVNGAPAGVNNTFSFNTIENNWRAAGIAFFGGSGHKATNNLIVDTVGGSAIRMNTVFPGYHFQDNTGIVFSDTTIINSGTSKDLYNGERGAIDLEASNDSIKNVTFTNIDILNTQRSAVQFGYGGGFQNIVFNNININGTGLDGIETSRFTTPHKGAAIYTYTGNGSATFNNLTTSNIANPNVNQIQNGFNLIIQ; encoded by the coding sequence ATGCTGATCTCGAACGTATTCCTGACTGTCGGATTTCCATCGCCTGTATCAGCAGCCGAAAGACCGGACCTGGCACAGGGAAAACAGGTTACCGCGAGCGGGTACAACCAAACATACAGCCCGACCAATGTGATTGACAGTAACCAAGCAACCTATTGGGAAAGTACCAATAGCGCGTTCCCTCAATGGATTCAGGTGGATCTTGGCACCAATACGAACGTTGACCAAATCGTATTGAAGCTTCCGACAGTGTGGGAAAAGAGGACCCAAACGATAACCGTGCAAGGCAGCACAAACGGTTCATCGTTCACGGATATCGTGGGTTCTGCGGATTATGTATTTAATCCATCGGTTGGGGAGAACTCGGTTACCATCGATTTTCCTGCTGTTGAGACAAGGTACGTTCGCTTAAGCGTAACAGGCAATTCCGAGTGGCCGGCAGCTCAACTGTCGACATTTGAAATTTACGGCCCGAGCAGTGAAGGACCAACGCTACCTGGCCCCGATCCTGTGGATCCTCCAATCCCTACAGAGGGAAGCAACATCGCTATCGGCAAGGCAATCACCGCATCTTCCAGCACCTTAAACTTCGTAGCTGCGAATGCAAACGATAACAATATCAATACGTACTGGGAAGGTGGCAGCAATCCAAGTTCGCTCACGCTGGATCTTGGCTCCAATCATAAGATTACATCCATTGTACTTAAACTGAATCCAGATCCGATCTGGGGCACCCGTACACAGACCATTCAAGTGCTTGGACATAATCAGGACACGACAACGTTCAGCAACCTGGTATCCTCACAATCGTATACATTCAACCCGGCTTCCGGAAACACCGTGACTATCCCCGTTACAGCAACGGTAAAACGTCTGCAACTGAACATTACGGCGAACTCGGGCGCTCCTGCCGGTCAAATTGCTGAATTTCAGGTATTCGGCACACCTGCACCCAATCCTGATCTGACGATTACAGGCATGTCCTGGTCTCCATCGTCTCCAGTGGAGAACAATGCCATCACCCTGAATGCTATCGTCAAAAACATTGGTTCTGCCGCTTCTCCAGCTTCAAGCGTCAACTTCTATCTGAACAATGAACTGGCGGGTTCCTCCCCAGTAGCTGCTTTGCAAGCAGGGGCTTCGACTACGGTCTCGCTTAATGCTGGCAATAAAGCAGCTGCATCATATACGCTCAGTGCCAAGGTAGATGAGAATAACCAGATCATCGAAGAGAATGAAGGAAACAACAGTTACACACACACCTCTCCTTTGGTGGTTGCCCCGATTACAAGTTCAGATCTGGTAGGCACGGTCTCTTGGAGTCCTGGAACCCCTACAGCAAACAGCACAGTAACATTTACGGTTAATTTGAAAAATCAAGGCAACATGGCCTCCGCAGGTGGTTCACACGGAGTTACAGTGGTTCTCAAGAATGCTGCCGGAGCAACGCTTCAGACATACAGTGGTTCCTATACAGGGACATTGGCACCGGGTGCTTCGGTCAATGTCAATGTCGGTACATGGACTGCTGCAACTGGTAACTACAATGTGACAACTACCGTTGCAGTGGATAGTAACGAGGCGCCGGTAAAACAAACGAATAACGTTGCTACAACCAATTTGAACGTATATTCTGCCCGTGGCGCAAGCATGCCTTATACCCGTTACGATACGGATGATGCTACGCGCGGTGGAAGTGCAGCGCTGAAGTCTGCACCGACTTTCGACCAGGCATTAACGGCATCGGAAGCCTCAGGGCAGAAGTATATTGCCTTGCCTTCCAACGGTTCCTATGCACAATGGACGGTTCGACAAGGGGAGGGAGGCGCAGGTGTAACCATGCGATTCACGATGCCGGATTCCGCAGATGGCATGGGTCTTAATGGTGCGCTTGACGTCTATGTCAATGGGACTAAGGCCAAAACTGTTCCTTTGACCTCCTATTATAACTGGCAGTACTTCTCCAGCGATCATCCGGGAGATACACCGAGTGCCGGACGTCCGTTGTTCCGTTTTGATGAAGTGCACTGGAAAATGGATACGCCGCTAAAAGCAGGAGACACCATTCGTATTCAGAAGAACAATGGAGATAACCTGGAATACGGTGTGGATTTCCTTGAAATCGAACCCGTTCAGGCGGTGATCCCGCGTCCGGCTAACTCCGTCTCTGTAACCGATTTCGGTGCAATTGCGAACGATGGAAAAGATGACCTTGCCGCATTCGAAGCGGCAGTCCAATCCGCGGTTTCCACAGGTAAGACTCTATATATTCCTGAGGGCACGTTCCATCTGAGTAATATGTGGAAAATTGGCACGCCGACGAATATGATTAACAACCTTACCATTGTAGGTGCAGGCATCTGGCATACCAATATTCAGTTTACCAACCCTAATGCAGCCTCCGGCGGGATTTCTTTCCGCGTGCAGGGCAAACTGGATTTCAGCAATATTTATATGAATTCCATGCTGCGTTCACGTTATAACGAGAATGCAGTGTACAAAGGTTTCATGGACAATTTCGGCAAAAATTCGAAGTTCAGCAACGTATGGGTTGAGCACTTTGAATGTGGTTTCTGGGTGGGAGATTACGCCCACACACCTGCAATTATTGCTGATGGACTGGTAATAGAGAACAGTCGTATTCGGAATAACCTTGCCGATGGCGTCAACTTTGCCCAAGGCACGAGCAATTCGACAGTACGCAACAGCAGCGTCCGCAACAATGGTGATGATGGTCTGGCTGTATGGACCAGCAACGTGAATGGTGCACCTGCCGGTGTGAACAACACATTCTCGTTCAACACAATTGAGAATAACTGGCGTGCAGCAGGTATTGCATTTTTTGGTGGTAGCGGTCATAAGGCCACCAACAACCTGATTGTTGATACGGTAGGTGGTTCCGCAATCCGAATGAATACCGTTTTCCCTGGATACCATTTCCAGGACAACACGGGAATTGTGTTCTCTGATACAACAATTATTAACAGTGGCACAAGCAAAGATCTGTACAACGGTGAACGCGGAGCCATTGATCTTGAAGCTTCCAATGATTCCATCAAGAACGTAACGTTTACCAATATTGACATCCTCAATACGCAGCGCAGTGCTGTTCAATTCGGATACGGCGGCGGCTTCCAGAACATTGTGTTTAACAACATCAACATTAATGGCACCGGCTTGGATGGAATTGAGACATCAAGGTTTACGACACCACATAAAGGTGCAGCAATATACACCTACACCGGAAATGGCTCTGCCACATTCAATAATCTGACAACAAGCAACATTGCGAACCCTAATGTAAACCAGATTCAAAATGGTTTTAATTTGATCATTCAATAA
- a CDS encoding LysR substrate-binding domain-containing protein, translated as MITDALKVFVTVAEESHFSKAAELLNLSQPGVSLHIKNLENELGAKLLHRSPKQVSLTEAGAILYRHAKVIQARYDEARQEIQMLRDEVTGSIQIGASFTIGEYILPKKLTEFAAQYPQVNIQVTIGNTQEILSAVRGNQLDIGFVEGEAQASSDLDVIPYMKDEMIVVAPSGHPLSGSVVVEQNMLQDQVWVLRELGSGTRAFSDHYMEQTTIRPKRSYVFTSSQGVKEAVAAGLGIALVSRWIVHKELATGEVEELRIRQLHLERSFSIIRHKEHTHSMALDVFLQKLLFVKKED; from the coding sequence ATGATAACTGATGCGTTAAAAGTCTTCGTAACCGTTGCGGAAGAAAGCCATTTTTCCAAGGCAGCAGAGCTGTTGAACCTGTCACAGCCAGGGGTGAGCCTGCATATCAAAAATCTGGAGAATGAGTTGGGAGCCAAGCTGCTGCATCGTTCGCCAAAACAGGTGTCCCTGACTGAAGCTGGGGCGATCCTCTACAGGCATGCCAAAGTCATTCAAGCTCGCTACGATGAAGCGCGGCAGGAGATTCAGATGCTCCGGGATGAGGTGACCGGAAGTATACAGATCGGAGCCAGCTTCACTATCGGTGAATATATTTTGCCTAAGAAACTAACAGAGTTCGCAGCTCAGTATCCGCAGGTAAACATTCAGGTTACGATTGGCAATACTCAGGAGATTCTGTCTGCGGTTAGAGGAAATCAACTGGATATCGGATTTGTGGAGGGTGAAGCGCAAGCCTCGTCAGATCTTGACGTTATCCCTTACATGAAAGATGAGATGATCGTTGTAGCTCCTTCCGGTCATCCCCTCTCCGGTTCCGTCGTGGTTGAGCAGAACATGCTTCAGGATCAGGTCTGGGTTCTTCGTGAGTTAGGTTCAGGAACACGTGCGTTTAGCGATCATTATATGGAACAGACTACGATCCGCCCTAAGCGGTCTTATGTCTTCACCAGCAGTCAGGGTGTGAAGGAAGCTGTCGCTGCCGGGCTCGGAATTGCTCTGGTATCCAGATGGATTGTTCATAAGGAGCTGGCAACCGGGGAAGTGGAAGAATTACGAATCAGACAGCTGCATCTGGAACGCAGCTTCTCCATCATTCGGCATAAGGAACATACACATTCCATGGCGCTTGATGTTTTCTTGCAGAAGCTTCTTTTCGTCAAAAAAGAGGATTGA